Proteins from one Gilliamella sp. ESL0443 genomic window:
- a CDS encoding YecH family metal-binding protein: MSIHGHEVLQMMDGNDYTESSLLEAIHKKFGTEAKFHTCSNSDMNAEQLIAFLKAKGKFKPASIDDSQFTVDVRKICRH; the protein is encoded by the coding sequence ATGTCAATTCACGGCCACGAAGTGTTACAAATGATGGATGGGAATGATTATACTGAATCATCTTTACTTGAAGCCATACACAAAAAATTCGGTACCGAGGCTAAATTTCATACCTGTTCCAACTCCGATATGAATGCCGAGCAACTTATTGCCTTTTTAAAAGCAAAAGGAAAATTTAAGCCGGCTTCAATTGATGATTCACAATTTACCGTCGATGTTCGAAAAATATGTCGACATTAA
- the epmA gene encoding elongation factor P--(R)-beta-lysine ligase — protein MTWQPTASINNLLKRAKIVSKVRQFFADRCILEVETPTLSQYAVTDVHLSSFHTLFLKPGENDEQQGRKMSLITSPEYHMKRLLAAGSGPIYQICKCFRNHEEVSRYHNPEFTMLEWYRIQFDMMQMINEVDDLLQSILDCEPAERISYQKAFQRHLNIDPLEADHATLVEAIKQLNIELNTDDYDRDTLLQCLFSFGVEPHIGQEKPIAVYNFPASQAALAAISSEDHRVASRFEFYYKGVELANGFKELTNPQEQKMRFEQNNIDRANQNLPPQNIDIELIAAMEAGLPDCAGVAVGLDRLIMLALDAMNLDDVISFTFERA, from the coding sequence ATGACTTGGCAACCTACTGCATCTATTAATAATTTACTTAAGCGCGCTAAAATTGTATCTAAAGTAAGACAGTTTTTTGCTGACCGCTGTATTTTGGAAGTGGAAACCCCGACCCTAAGTCAATATGCGGTAACCGATGTACATCTTAGTTCATTTCATACCTTATTTTTAAAACCTGGTGAAAACGATGAACAACAAGGGCGAAAAATGTCATTAATCACCAGCCCTGAATATCATATGAAACGGTTATTAGCTGCTGGCAGTGGACCGATTTATCAAATCTGTAAATGTTTTCGCAATCATGAAGAAGTAAGCCGTTATCATAACCCTGAATTTACAATGCTCGAATGGTATCGTATTCAATTTGATATGATGCAAATGATCAACGAAGTCGATGATCTACTGCAAAGCATCCTAGATTGTGAACCTGCGGAACGAATCTCTTACCAAAAGGCATTCCAACGTCATCTTAATATTGACCCACTGGAAGCTGATCACGCAACTTTAGTTGAAGCTATCAAACAACTAAATATTGAACTCAATACTGATGATTATGATCGCGACACCTTATTACAATGTTTATTTAGTTTTGGCGTTGAACCGCATATTGGACAAGAAAAACCTATCGCTGTTTATAACTTCCCTGCCTCACAGGCAGCTTTAGCAGCGATCAGTTCAGAAGATCATCGTGTAGCAAGCCGTTTTGAGTTTTATTACAAAGGGGTTGAACTAGCTAATGGATTTAAAGAACTCACCAATCCGCAAGAACAAAAGATGCGTTTTGAACAAAATAATATTGATCGAGCAAATCAAAACTTACCACCACAAAACATCGATATTGAATTAATCGCGGCTATGGAAGCGGGTTTACCAGATTGTGCAGGTGTTGCCGTTGGGCTTGACCGCTTAATTATGTTGGCACTTGATGCAATGAATTTAGATGATGTGATTTCATTCACGTTTGAAAGGGCTTAA
- the mdoH gene encoding glucans biosynthesis glucosyltransferase MdoH, protein MKKDYFENLSDAEYWRQKSEDLPNDKLEFLKYRLNQVGNTDHFNDERKQQPTYPKVERVSVQPQIWNERYSPQSKPGLNIIALIRRLIMFVLIAIQTYYGTTYLSTLLPYQSWQQINFMANWDINPELAIYSIIPYIIQGFIIALFAILFCWISIGFWTSIMGLILAVIKKDRYTIAIPNDPANHIDAKHRTALVMPICNEDVSRVFAGLEATYESLVETGHAQCCDFYILSDTNDPDLYVNELKAWAEFNAKKADNGCNIFYRHRKRRVKRKSGNIDDFCRRWGHQYEYMMILDADSIMTGDCILKMIAMMEMNPKAGILQSPPKSVRMTTLYGRIQQFANQIYSDIFCSGTHFWQLSEAQYWGHNAMIRLKPFIEHCILSPLQKRKGPIHILSHDLVEATLMRRAGYGVWIAYDMNGSYEELPGNMIEDLKRDNRWCMGNLINLRLIFKSGITLTHRVMFLTSGMAYISSLLWLIFLIFSTLLLLVFNISEPQYFFQPNQFYPTWPKWDEQLAIQLLSTTMVLLFAPKLFSYGIIIARTGAKDVGGIFKLSLSILIEMVWSMILAPIRMIFHSKFVVKAWLGSKIQWKSPARNDDALTWGESFYFCWPLSLLGIVWLCVIIWLNPQFTYWYIAILIPLTISPLVVRISGLSSIGMKAKKAGLFLTPEETHPSRAVKLTGDYLVQTEAAFIEHGFIMALVDPIYNALACALSTSRHLPNSKNQQLRKQLIEHYQQVDLEKISKEQQLAILEDPIILSALHRHIWHQQEKYDNLFTLWQNECQQ, encoded by the coding sequence ATGAAAAAAGATTATTTCGAAAACCTATCTGACGCCGAATATTGGCGTCAGAAATCGGAAGACTTGCCAAACGATAAACTCGAATTTCTAAAATATCGACTCAATCAAGTTGGCAATACTGATCATTTTAATGATGAAAGAAAACAACAACCAACTTATCCAAAAGTTGAGCGTGTTTCGGTTCAACCACAAATTTGGAATGAACGTTATAGTCCTCAATCCAAACCTGGTCTGAATATCATCGCACTTATTCGTCGTTTAATTATGTTTGTGCTTATTGCCATACAAACTTATTACGGCACAACTTACTTATCAACCTTATTACCTTATCAAAGCTGGCAACAAATCAATTTTATGGCAAATTGGGATATCAACCCAGAACTTGCCATTTACAGCATCATTCCTTATATCATACAAGGTTTTATCATTGCCTTATTTGCTATCCTATTTTGTTGGATTTCAATTGGATTTTGGACTAGCATCATGGGGCTTATTTTGGCGGTGATCAAAAAAGATCGCTACACTATTGCCATCCCCAATGATCCCGCTAACCACATTGACGCCAAACATCGTACTGCATTAGTCATGCCAATTTGTAATGAAGATGTTTCACGGGTATTTGCAGGGCTAGAAGCAACTTATGAATCGCTAGTTGAAACCGGACATGCGCAGTGTTGTGATTTTTATATTCTAAGCGACACCAATGATCCCGATCTCTATGTCAATGAATTAAAAGCATGGGCTGAATTTAACGCTAAAAAAGCTGACAATGGTTGTAATATCTTTTATCGCCACCGTAAGCGTCGCGTAAAACGTAAAAGTGGTAACATCGATGACTTCTGCCGTCGTTGGGGGCACCAATATGAATACATGATGATTCTTGATGCCGATAGTATTATGACCGGTGATTGTATCTTAAAAATGATCGCAATGATGGAAATGAATCCAAAAGCAGGTATTTTACAGTCTCCGCCTAAATCGGTCAGAATGACAACCTTATATGGTCGTATTCAACAATTTGCCAATCAAATATACAGTGATATTTTTTGCTCAGGTACTCACTTCTGGCAATTAAGTGAAGCCCAATATTGGGGTCACAATGCTATGATTCGCCTAAAACCATTTATTGAGCACTGTATTTTATCGCCATTACAAAAACGTAAAGGCCCTATTCATATCTTATCGCACGATTTAGTTGAAGCGACGTTAATGCGTCGTGCAGGTTATGGCGTATGGATTGCGTATGATATGAATGGTAGTTATGAAGAGCTACCAGGAAACATGATAGAAGATCTCAAACGCGATAATCGCTGGTGCATGGGTAATTTGATTAATTTGCGATTAATCTTCAAAAGTGGAATTACTTTAACTCACCGTGTAATGTTTTTAACCAGTGGTATGGCTTACATCTCGTCACTATTGTGGTTAATCTTCTTGATCTTCTCTACTCTCTTATTATTAGTGTTCAATATATCTGAACCACAATACTTCTTCCAACCTAACCAATTTTATCCAACGTGGCCAAAGTGGGATGAACAATTAGCTATTCAATTACTTTCAACCACAATGGTATTGCTATTTGCACCTAAACTGTTTAGTTATGGCATTATTATTGCTCGAACAGGTGCAAAAGATGTGGGTGGAATATTCAAATTATCATTATCGATTTTAATTGAAATGGTATGGTCGATGATCCTTGCACCAATCCGCATGATCTTCCACAGCAAGTTTGTGGTTAAAGCATGGCTGGGTAGCAAAATTCAATGGAAATCACCAGCAAGAAACGATGATGCCTTAACTTGGGGCGAATCATTCTACTTCTGTTGGCCATTATCGCTACTAGGCATAGTTTGGTTATGTGTGATTATTTGGTTAAATCCTCAATTTACTTATTGGTATATAGCGATATTAATTCCATTAACCATTTCACCATTAGTTGTTCGTATTTCTGGCTTATCAAGTATTGGTATGAAAGCCAAAAAAGCAGGGTTATTCTTAACACCGGAAGAAACCCATCCGTCCCGAGCAGTAAAACTAACTGGTGACTATTTAGTCCAAACCGAAGCTGCTTTTATTGAACATGGCTTTATTATGGCGCTTGTCGATCCTATTTATAATGCGTTAGCCTGTGCATTATCGACTTCTCGTCATTTACCTAACTCAAAAAATCAGCAGTTGCGAAAACAACTTATTGAGCATTATCAACAAGTGGATTTAGAAAAAATTAGTAAAGAACAACAATTAGCGATCTTAGAAGATCCAATTATTCTTTCTGCACTTCATCGCCATATCTGGCATCAACAAGAAAAATACGACAATTTGTTCACATTGTGGCAAAATGAATGCCAGCAATAA
- the rmuC gene encoding DNA recombination protein RmuC — protein MLGSLGLSEWAVIIIAIIALLIAMLKAQFKANNLHAIYDLQLNQRNKENQSLMANITQLEQELSQYQQQNVAQNIKISELKTRLEEIINAAHEKQTVLEQSEQRLTTQFENLANRIFEHSGKKIEQQNKQSLEFLLSPLKQQLEGFKKQVQDSFGQEAKERHTLTHEIRNLQQLNELMTKEATNLTNALKGNNKTQGNWGEFILSQILDNSGLRQGYEYHTQVNLTNEDNRRLQPDVIVHLPQGGDVVIDSKVTLVAYERYFNSDDEETKTRAIADHLIAVRNHLKQLSQKDYHKLNGIQSLDYILMFIPVEPAFLSAIDQDPSLINDALKSNIMIVSPTTLLVALRTIHNLWRFEYQNRNAELIADRASKLYDKVRGFIEDMENLGNCLDKAQQTYQNSMNKLSKGRGNVIGQIERFRELGIEVKKPINPDIAQLSVDELENEKEQLS, from the coding sequence ATGTTAGGAAGTTTAGGCTTAAGTGAATGGGCAGTTATAATTATTGCCATTATCGCCTTACTAATTGCCATGCTAAAAGCGCAATTTAAAGCGAATAACCTACATGCCATATATGATTTACAACTTAATCAAAGAAATAAAGAAAATCAGTCATTAATGGCAAATATCACTCAATTAGAACAAGAGTTGAGCCAATACCAACAACAAAATGTTGCTCAAAATATCAAAATTAGTGAATTAAAAACGCGCTTAGAAGAGATTATCAATGCCGCACATGAAAAACAGACAGTTTTAGAACAAAGCGAGCAACGATTAACCACGCAATTTGAAAACTTAGCAAATCGAATTTTTGAGCACAGTGGCAAAAAAATTGAGCAACAAAATAAACAAAGCTTAGAGTTTTTACTCTCACCTCTTAAACAACAATTAGAGGGCTTTAAAAAGCAAGTTCAAGATAGCTTTGGTCAAGAAGCCAAAGAACGCCATACCCTAACTCACGAAATTCGCAACTTGCAACAGCTCAACGAACTCATGACGAAAGAAGCCACCAATTTAACCAATGCGTTAAAAGGCAATAACAAAACCCAAGGTAATTGGGGTGAATTTATTCTTAGTCAAATATTGGATAATTCCGGATTGCGTCAAGGTTACGAATATCACACTCAAGTTAATCTAACTAATGAAGATAACCGACGTCTACAACCAGATGTAATTGTTCACTTACCCCAAGGCGGTGATGTAGTCATCGATTCCAAAGTCACCTTAGTTGCCTATGAACGTTATTTTAATAGTGATGACGAAGAGACAAAAACTAGAGCCATTGCTGATCATTTAATTGCTGTGCGTAATCACTTAAAACAACTTAGTCAAAAAGATTACCATAAACTAAATGGCATTCAATCATTAGACTACATTCTAATGTTCATTCCTGTCGAACCGGCATTTTTATCCGCCATCGATCAAGATCCATCATTAATCAATGATGCATTAAAAAGTAACATCATGATTGTTAGCCCAACTACCCTATTGGTTGCCTTGCGAACTATTCATAATTTATGGCGTTTTGAATACCAAAATCGTAATGCCGAGCTTATTGCTGATAGAGCCAGCAAACTATATGACAAAGTACGTGGATTTATCGAAGATATGGAAAATCTAGGCAACTGTTTGGATAAAGCCCAACAAACCTATCAAAACTCAATGAACAAACTCTCGAAAGGACGTGGTAACGTGATTGGTCAAATAGAACGATTTAGGGAATTAGGGATTGAAGTAAAAAAACCAATTAATCCGGATATTGCTCAACTATCAGTTGATGAACTTGAAAATGAAAAAGAACAGCTTAGTTAA
- the ispA gene encoding (2E,6E)-farnesyl diphosphate synthase: MNSLKPLQERIDNYLTTYISQFAPSNLQQAMSYSLLAGGKRIRPILVYLTGQMFNCPLTKLDSVAAAIESMHTYSLIHDDLPAMDDDNLRRGKPTCHIKFGQAQAILAGDALQSLAFSLLSENQQISNQSKIKMIAELASASGLAGMCLGQSLDLQAEHQTVTLEHLQTIHNYKTGALIQAAVRLGAYSCDEVAQPYYPMLDNYAKAIGLAFQIQDDILDVIGEQELMGKPQGSDLKLEKSTYPALMGLQNAIEMTHKLYQQAIDSLTQIPYNSQPLQDLAGFIINRNS, translated from the coding sequence ATGAATAGCCTAAAACCATTACAAGAACGTATTGATAACTATCTAACAACATATATTTCGCAGTTTGCACCATCTAATTTGCAACAAGCGATGAGTTACAGCCTGCTTGCTGGTGGCAAGCGAATACGCCCTATTCTGGTCTATTTAACCGGACAAATGTTTAATTGTCCGCTAACCAAACTCGATTCAGTTGCTGCAGCCATTGAATCGATGCATACCTACTCATTAATTCATGATGACTTACCCGCAATGGATGATGATAATCTAAGGCGAGGAAAACCAACCTGCCACATAAAATTTGGCCAAGCACAAGCCATCCTCGCTGGTGATGCACTACAATCACTAGCATTCAGCCTATTATCCGAAAACCAACAAATCAGCAACCAAAGTAAAATAAAAATGATTGCTGAACTAGCAAGTGCAAGTGGCCTTGCTGGAATGTGTTTAGGTCAATCACTGGATTTACAAGCAGAACACCAAACAGTCACGTTGGAACACTTACAAACTATCCATAACTATAAAACTGGCGCCTTGATTCAAGCGGCAGTAAGGCTCGGTGCTTATTCATGCGATGAGGTAGCTCAACCCTATTACCCAATGTTAGACAACTATGCTAAAGCAATTGGACTAGCATTCCAGATACAAGATGACATATTAGACGTCATTGGTGAACAAGAGCTGATGGGTAAACCACAAGGCTCTGATCTTAAGCTAGAAAAAAGCACTTATCCAGCATTGATGGGTTTACAAAATGCCATCGAAATGACACACAAGTTATATCAACAAGCTATCGATAGTCTGACGCAAATACCTTATAATAGCCAACCATTACAAGACCTTGCTGGTTTTATTATTAATCGAAATAGTTAA
- the xseB gene encoding exodeoxyribonuclease VII small subunit yields MSNNNEVSFEETIKQLEAIVTQLENGDLPLDEALNEFEKGIKLARSGQKQLNEAEQRIQILLSENSDAQLSEFSIDNNE; encoded by the coding sequence ATGTCAAACAATAATGAAGTCAGTTTCGAAGAAACCATCAAGCAACTTGAAGCAATTGTCACTCAACTTGAAAATGGTGATTTACCATTAGATGAAGCACTAAATGAATTCGAAAAAGGCATCAAACTAGCTCGTTCTGGTCAAAAACAACTTAATGAAGCTGAGCAACGCATCCAAATTTTATTATCTGAAAATAGTGATGCACAATTATCTGAATTTTCCATTGATAATAATGAATAG
- the dxs gene encoding 1-deoxy-D-xylulose-5-phosphate synthase, whose protein sequence is MKMNLDKYPLLKQINSPADLRRYPLAQLPAISQELRQFLLDSVSQSSGHLASGLGVVELTVALHYVYQTPFDKIIWDVGHQAYPHKILTGRRDQMLTIRQKGGLHPFPHRNESEYDVLTTGHSSTSISAALGIAIAEQKKQSGKKVAAIIGDGALTAGMAFEAMNHAGHIKPDMLVIVNDNDMSISENTGALNQHLAQILSSKAYTSLRESGKKVLSNIPPLKELFKKTEEHLKGLVTPAILFEELGFNYIGPVDGHDIETLVATLQKVRQLKGPQLLHIITQKGKGYAPAEQNPTLWHGVPKFNPNEGILPSTNKITPTYSKIFGDWLCEIAEQDKRLMAITPAMSEGSGMTEFAKRFPDQFFDVAIAEQHAVTLAAGFAISELKPVVAIYSTFLQRAYDQVIHDIAIQNLPVLFAIDRAGIVGADGETHQGAFDLSFLRCIPNLVIMTPSDENECRQMLYTGYLHDGPALVRYPRGEGTGAHLEPLKTIPLGQSKCCRQGEEIALLNFGTLLPEVLQVAEQINATVIDMRFVKPLDEKVLLHISQSHNILVTIEENSIKGGAGSAVNEFLLSKKIKCDILNIGLPDIFIPQGSQQEMRDEVGLNAKHIIDKINKFIKL, encoded by the coding sequence ATAAAAATGAATTTAGACAAATATCCTCTATTAAAGCAAATCAATTCACCTGCGGATCTTAGGCGATATCCGCTCGCACAATTGCCAGCAATTAGTCAGGAACTGCGACAATTTTTATTAGACAGTGTCAGCCAATCTAGTGGTCATTTAGCTTCAGGTCTTGGTGTGGTCGAATTAACAGTCGCGTTGCATTACGTCTATCAAACACCATTTGACAAAATTATATGGGACGTAGGTCATCAAGCTTATCCACATAAAATTCTAACGGGTCGACGCGATCAGATGCTAACTATTCGCCAAAAAGGGGGATTACACCCGTTTCCTCACCGAAATGAAAGTGAATATGATGTATTAACAACAGGACATTCATCAACCTCAATAAGTGCAGCGCTGGGTATTGCGATCGCAGAGCAAAAAAAACAGTCAGGTAAAAAAGTCGCCGCTATTATTGGTGATGGGGCCTTAACTGCTGGTATGGCATTTGAAGCGATGAACCATGCTGGGCACATAAAACCAGATATGCTAGTTATCGTTAATGACAACGATATGTCCATTTCAGAAAACACAGGTGCACTTAATCAACACTTGGCACAAATATTATCAAGCAAAGCCTACACCTCACTTCGTGAAAGTGGCAAAAAAGTGCTTTCCAATATTCCACCATTAAAAGAACTATTCAAAAAAACGGAAGAGCACCTAAAAGGCTTAGTCACTCCGGCTATTTTATTTGAGGAATTAGGTTTTAACTATATTGGTCCTGTTGATGGACATGATATTGAAACATTAGTTGCCACCTTACAAAAAGTCAGACAACTAAAAGGCCCACAATTACTGCATATTATCACCCAGAAAGGAAAAGGTTATGCTCCAGCCGAGCAAAACCCAACCTTATGGCACGGCGTTCCTAAATTTAATCCAAATGAAGGAATATTACCAAGCACAAATAAAATTACCCCAACTTATTCCAAAATCTTTGGTGACTGGCTATGTGAAATAGCAGAGCAAGACAAACGCCTAATGGCAATCACGCCAGCCATGAGCGAAGGTTCTGGCATGACTGAATTTGCTAAACGATTTCCAGATCAATTCTTTGATGTCGCCATTGCTGAACAACATGCAGTCACATTAGCTGCCGGCTTTGCTATTAGCGAATTAAAACCAGTGGTTGCTATCTACTCAACCTTCTTGCAACGAGCTTACGATCAAGTCATTCATGATATTGCCATCCAAAACTTACCGGTTTTATTTGCGATAGACCGCGCGGGCATTGTGGGGGCTGATGGTGAAACCCACCAAGGTGCGTTTGATCTAAGCTTTTTACGCTGTATTCCAAACTTAGTCATCATGACCCCAAGTGACGAAAACGAATGCCGACAAATGCTCTACACAGGCTATTTACATGATGGACCAGCATTAGTACGCTACCCTCGAGGCGAAGGCACTGGCGCACATTTAGAGCCACTAAAAACAATACCATTAGGGCAATCAAAATGCTGCCGGCAGGGCGAAGAGATCGCTTTACTCAATTTTGGCACACTATTACCTGAAGTTTTACAAGTAGCCGAACAAATAAATGCTACAGTGATAGATATGCGTTTTGTAAAACCACTTGATGAAAAAGTCCTTTTGCACATTAGCCAAAGCCATAATATACTGGTCACCATCGAAGAAAACAGCATCAAAGGTGGAGCAGGAAGCGCTGTTAATGAATTTTTGTTATCGAAAAAAATAAAATGTGATATTTTAAATATCGGATTGCCTGATATTTTTATCCCGCAAGGCTCACAGCAAGAAATGCGAGATGAAGTCGGATTAAACGCTAAACATATAATCGACAAAATTAATAAATTTATCAAACTATAG
- the zapA gene encoding cell division protein ZapA, with amino-acid sequence MENQAVTVQIFGRTLKFNCPVDEVDALTNAAKDLDARLTNLREKSPQVGSDQLIMTAALNISYELTKEKEKSDEFANRLKMLQQLLDSALNTNN; translated from the coding sequence ATGGAAAATCAAGCTGTCACCGTTCAGATTTTTGGGCGAACGTTAAAATTTAATTGTCCAGTCGATGAAGTTGACGCACTTACAAATGCAGCTAAAGATTTAGATGCGCGATTAACAAATTTACGAGAAAAATCCCCCCAAGTTGGAAGCGATCAACTTATCATGACTGCTGCATTAAATATCTCTTACGAACTAACGAAAGAAAAAGAAAAAAGCGATGAATTTGCAAATCGACTAAAAATGCTACAGCAATTACTTGATTCCGCATTAAATACTAACAATTAG
- a CDS encoding glucan biosynthesis protein G — protein sequence MYNLLPISRFSKTLTCKIVCIASLSCLSFSSWAFTFNDVVTQAEKLSKKAYVQPSKNIPSELSSLQFADYQKIYFKHDKAYWSDRKSRFKLEFYHEGMYFDVPVKINEIVNNQVNEIKFSPDYFDLSPINLDKLDTKKLGFAGFKVHYPINNPAKTDDEIFTALGGSYFRAVGKNQHYGLSARGLAIDTGEMSGEEFPRFKEYWIERPEPNQKHLVIYALLDSKSVTGAYKITLIPSVDTTITVEAKVFFRDSVKKLGVAPLTSMFLFGPNQPSPLLNYRPAMHDSNGLSIQAKNEWIWRPLNNPKRLSFSSYSLESPKAFGLIQRDKGFDDYQDLDDHYELRPSVWVEILNDWHKGRVELVEIPTADETNDNIVTYWVPEKQYKAGDVLDVKYRLHYSLNEQQRYPKNEARAESTRLSLGDIKQANLIRKLDGSNAYVVDFVGPNLSEQDPVDVISSINNGSIVSCDTQYNSVTKGWRVLVRFNVEDNKKPTDIRLQLSSKKSHTIVSETWSGQFPAQ from the coding sequence ATGTACAATTTATTACCTATTAGTCGATTTAGTAAAACATTAACTTGCAAGATAGTTTGTATCGCATCTTTATCTTGTTTAAGTTTTTCTTCATGGGCTTTTACATTTAACGATGTTGTGACACAAGCAGAAAAACTATCAAAAAAAGCTTATGTCCAACCATCTAAAAATATTCCTAGTGAATTATCGTCACTACAATTTGCCGATTATCAAAAGATTTATTTTAAGCATGATAAAGCATATTGGAGCGATCGCAAAAGTCGTTTCAAACTCGAATTTTATCATGAAGGCATGTATTTTGATGTACCTGTCAAAATTAATGAGATTGTAAACAATCAAGTTAATGAAATTAAATTTAGCCCAGATTACTTCGATTTAAGTCCTATTAATTTAGATAAGTTAGATACTAAAAAACTAGGCTTTGCTGGATTTAAAGTGCACTATCCAATCAATAACCCAGCAAAAACCGACGATGAAATATTTACCGCACTAGGTGGTAGCTATTTCCGTGCTGTTGGTAAAAATCAGCATTATGGTCTTTCAGCGCGTGGACTTGCGATTGATACAGGCGAAATGTCTGGCGAAGAGTTTCCACGTTTTAAAGAGTATTGGATTGAACGCCCAGAACCAAATCAAAAACATTTAGTCATTTATGCCCTACTTGATTCTAAAAGTGTAACAGGGGCTTACAAAATTACCTTAATCCCAAGTGTTGATACTACTATTACTGTAGAAGCCAAAGTATTCTTCCGTGATTCAGTTAAAAAACTTGGTGTGGCACCACTGACTAGTATGTTCTTATTTGGCCCTAACCAACCATCACCACTATTAAACTATCGTCCAGCAATGCACGATTCTAATGGACTTTCAATTCAGGCCAAAAATGAGTGGATTTGGCGTCCATTAAATAATCCTAAACGCTTATCTTTTTCATCATATAGTTTAGAAAGCCCTAAAGCATTTGGTTTAATTCAACGTGACAAAGGTTTTGATGACTATCAAGATCTCGACGACCATTACGAACTTCGTCCAAGTGTATGGGTTGAAATATTGAATGATTGGCATAAAGGTCGAGTTGAATTGGTTGAAATCCCTACCGCAGATGAAACCAACGACAACATCGTTACCTACTGGGTACCCGAAAAACAATATAAAGCTGGTGATGTGTTAGATGTTAAATATCGATTACATTATTCACTCAACGAACAACAACGTTATCCAAAAAATGAAGCTAGAGCAGAAAGTACGCGCTTATCATTAGGTGATATAAAACAAGCAAACTTAATACGTAAACTTGATGGTTCTAATGCTTATGTTGTGGATTTTGTTGGTCCAAACTTATCAGAGCAAGACCCAGTTGACGTTATTTCAAGTATTAATAATGGTTCAATAGTTAGCTGTGATACACAATACAACTCTGTAACAAAAGGTTGGCGAGTACTAGTGCGATTCAACGTTGAAGATAACAAAAAACCAACTGACATTCGCCTTCAATTATCGTCGAAAAAATCACATACGATCGTGTCCGAAACTTGGAGCGGACAATTTCCGGCTCAATGA